Proteins found in one bacterium genomic segment:
- a CDS encoding DegT/DnrJ/EryC1/StrS family aminotransferase: MSEKLAIFGGEKLIPEGMIKKWPPIDESDINYVLSSLKGEIHSFGPNCKEFEKEFAEWNGNKFAITTNSGTAALHMGIAGCELGCGDEVIVPAYSWSSSATCVLHHNCIPVFVDIDFMTMNIDVNKIEEKITEKTKGIIVVHLHGLPVEMDKVIKIAKKYNLKVIEDACQAHGAKYKGKKVGSFGDCTAFSFNQNKCLCSGEGGMFVTDDSEIYERAKMLWSFGETRRPFENRDYHAYALGWMYRNNDLTAAFGRAQLKKLDWYLEVQKKNADVLNRLLSEVEGLILPYVPENCEHNWYNYTIRLDMEYFGIKKDVRKFRDYVLKAIQLEGVKCGIWQSFILPAMTVFQAKNAYGKGCPWSCQFYGKEMRYIPEDYPEAQKHCDTHFGMTEPLRAPNDEKVAELVAIAIKKVIDDVKEKGSVKWMNKVEEVLK, from the coding sequence ATGAGTGAAAAACTTGCAATTTTTGGAGGAGAAAAACTTATACCTGAAGGGATGATAAAGAAGTGGCCTCCTATAGACGAATCTGATATTAATTATGTTTTATCTTCATTAAAAGGAGAAATTCACAGTTTTGGACCTAATTGCAAAGAATTTGAAAAGGAATTTGCGGAATGGAATGGAAATAAGTTTGCAATAACTACCAATAGTGGAACTGCTGCTTTACATATGGGAATTGCTGGATGCGAACTTGGTTGTGGAGATGAAGTAATAGTTCCAGCATATTCATGGAGTTCTTCTGCGACCTGTGTTTTACATCACAATTGTATTCCTGTATTCGTGGATATTGATTTTATGACTATGAATATAGATGTTAATAAAATTGAAGAAAAAATTACAGAAAAAACAAAAGGAATTATAGTCGTTCATCTTCACGGATTACCTGTAGAAATGGATAAAGTTATAAAAATAGCAAAAAAATACAATTTAAAAGTTATTGAAGATGCATGTCAAGCACATGGTGCAAAATATAAAGGTAAAAAAGTTGGAAGTTTTGGAGATTGTACTGCTTTCAGTTTCAATCAAAATAAATGTTTGTGTTCAGGAGAGGGTGGAATGTTTGTAACAGATGACAGTGAGATATATGAAAGGGCTAAAATGTTGTGGAGTTTTGGAGAGACAAGAAGACCATTTGAAAACAGAGATTATCATGCATATGCTCTTGGTTGGATGTACAGAAATAATGATTTAACCGCTGCTTTTGGTAGAGCACAATTAAAAAAACTTGACTGGTATCTTGAAGTTCAGAAAAAAAATGCTGATGTTTTGAATAGATTATTAAGTGAAGTAGAGGGTTTAATTCTTCCATATGTTCCCGAAAACTGTGAGCATAACTGGTATAATTATACAATAAGATTGGATATGGAGTATTTCGGAATTAAAAAGGATGTCAGGAAATTCAGAGATTATGTTTTGAAAGCAATTCAATTGGAAGGGGTTAAATGTGGTATATGGCAGAGCTTTATACTACCAGCAATGACTGTTTTTCAGGCGAAAAATGCTTATGGAAAAGGTTGTCCTTGGAGTTGCCAGTTTTATGGTAAAGAAATGAGATATATTCCTGAAGATTATCCTGAAGCACAAAAACATTGTGATACACATTTTGGAATGACAGAACCATTAAGGGCTCCAAATGATGAAAAAGTGGCAGAACTTGTTGCCATAGCAATAAAAAAAGTAATTGACGATGTTAAGGAAAAAGGATCTGTAAAATGGATGAATAAAGTTGAAGAAGTTTTAAAATAG